One stretch of Armigeres subalbatus isolate Guangzhou_Male chromosome 2, GZ_Asu_2, whole genome shotgun sequence DNA includes these proteins:
- the LOC134215652 gene encoding esterase B1-like, with amino-acid sequence MVMRSALKKGWQNANTGSESQSHVARSCMPPSRVAVKVSQGYIYGVRDTTTNGDNYYYFKGIPYAKPPIGNLRFMSPVPIDKFPVSYLDCTTERGNCMGMDVISKEITGSEDGLYLNVYTPVLPRSDGVSQNLPVMVFVHGGGLVGGHADSSMYHPNYLLQEGVLVVTVNYRLGILGFLCLPGAGIEGNAGLKDQRMALQWVTQNISKFGGDPKNITLFGASSGAIAVNLHCLSKESKKYFQKAIMQSGSIYLEWGHQEKPEEKARKMAELLGANPTNDEEVYQVLKNAPARKLFELQFKAITKREELVEKLFQIPFLPIVEREQSTDAIITKHPTEILRDPDGVGIPVIAGYNEYDGMMVLLDAVKNPNMYNLQPERFIPRTLNVDCTTPEARELAIEIKKAYFGDQDVSRETVMQLVELFTDKYILSYRITFELWAKYQTKTNMFGYRFSFDGLLNKGKAIMSFSGLKGTCHIDEVYYIFSSPILRTEVPKTSKAYEMRNKMVRMWGNFAKYSDPTPDADTELPFKWTPIPKIPLDCDDVKCTLLSISGPDKIGMAEMPEAERMVYWTQLYRKYNGHVTNIVVPTVPLLNSVDLNNNGV; translated from the exons ATGGTGATGCGTTCTGCGTTGAAGAAGGGTTGGCAGAATGCCAACACCGGATCCGAGTCGCAATCGCACGTGGCACGTTCCTGCATG CCACCATCAAGAGTTGCAGTCAAAGTTTCTCAGGGTTACATCTACGGAGTGCGTGATACCACCACAAATGGGGACAACTATTACTACTTCAAGGGGATTCCTTATGCGAAGCCTCCGATTGGAAACCTACGGTTTATGTCACCGGTTCCGATTGATAAGTTTCCGGTCAGCTATTTGGATTGTACTACGGAACGAGGCAACTGCATGGGAATGGATGTGATCAGTAAGGAGATTACGGGTTCTGAGGACGGACTTTATCTGAACGTATATACGCCTGTGTTGCCCCGATCTGATGGCGTCTCTCAGAATCTCCCGGTAATGGTGTTTGTTCATGGAGGAGGACTGGTCGGTGGACATGCGGATAGTTCCATGTATCATCCCAATTATTTGCTACAGGAAGGAGTTCTGGTAGTTACTGTCAACTATCGATTAGGTATTTTAGGATTCCTTTGTCTCCCTGGAGCGGGTATTGAAGGTAATGCCGGACTAAAAGATCAG AGAATGGCCCTTCAATGGGTAACGCAAAATATCTCTAAATTTGGAGGAGATCCGAAAAACATAACCTTATTTGGAGCCAGTTCCGGAGCAATTGCGGTTAATCTGCACTGCTTGTCGAAGGaatccaaaaaatatttccagaagGCAATTATGCAAAGTGGTTCAATCTATTTGGAGTGGGGTCATCAGGAGAAACCCGAAGAAAAAGCTCGCAAGATGGCTGAATTGCTTGGAGCAAACCCAACCAACGACGAGGAAGTGTATCAGGTATTGAAGAATGCACCGGCCAGGAAGCTATTCGAACTCCAATTCAAGGCAATAACGAAACGCGAGGAGTTAGTCGAAAAACTATTCCAGATACCATTTCTACCCATCGTCGAACGAGAACAATCGACCGATGCCATCATAACTAAGCATCCGACAGAGATCCTGCGTGATCCTGATGGTGTTGGCATTCCTGTCATCGCTGGTTACAACGAATACGATGGAATGATGGTGCTACTCGACGCTGTCAAGAACCCCAACATGTACAATCTGCAGCCGGAGCGGTTCATCCCGCGTACATTGAATGTGGACTGCACCACACCGGAGGCCCGCGAACTGGCCATCGAGATCAAGAAAGCTTACTTTGGCGATCAAGATGTGTCTCGTGAGACTGTGATGCAGCTGGTAGAACTATTCACGGATAAGTACATTCTGTCCTACAGAATTACCTTCGAGCTGTGGGCCAAGTATCAAACAAAAACCAACATGTTCGGCTATCGGTTCTCGTTCGATGGTCTGCTGAACAAGGGGAAGGCCATCATGTCTTTCAGTGGCTTGAAAGGCACTTGTCACATTGATGAAGTGTATTACATATTTAGCTCGCCGATTTTGCGAACCGAAGTTCCCAAAACTAGCAAGGCGTATGAAATGCGTAACAAGATGGTGCGCATGTGGGGTAACTTTGCCAAGTACAGCGACCCTACACCGGATGCGGACACGGAGCTTCCGTTCAAGTGGACTCCCAtaccgaaaattcctctggattGCGACGACGTTAAGTGCACTCTGCTTAGCATTTCTGGTCCGGACAAGATCGGAATGGCTGAAATGCCGGAGGCGGAACGGATGGTGTATTGGACGCAGTTGTACAGGAAGTACAATGGGCATGTGACTAATATTGTTGTACCAACGGTTCCGTTGTTGAATTCTGTTGATTTGAATAACAATGGTGTGTAG